In a single window of the Raphanus sativus cultivar WK10039 chromosome 9, ASM80110v3, whole genome shotgun sequence genome:
- the LOC108826444 gene encoding protein RKD3 has translation MEIILHDGNSTTKETTRQKRRYTKDRLIQSYSREDMKPYFKMPITEAAKELDVGVTLLKKRCRELGFSRWPHRKLTSIDGIITNLKDHLGKMKGETNRSNLMNALEILEAEKKMIEEFPDLEFRDTTKRLRQACFKANYKRRKLLSSMSTTSSVS, from the exons ATGGAGATAATATTGCATGATGGCAATAGCACAACAAAGGAGACAACAAGGCAGAAGAGGAGATATACAAAAGATAGATTGATACAGAGTTATTCCAGGGAAGATATGAAACCATACTTCAAGATGCCAATAACTGAAGCAGCTAAGGAGCTTGATGTTGGAGTAACACTCTTGAAGAAGAGATGTCGTGAGTTGGGTTTTTCTCGATGGCCTCACCGTAAGCTTACGAGCATTGACGGCATCATCACTAACCTCAAG GATCACTTAGGGAAGATGAAGGGAGAAACGAACAGGAGTAATCTAATGAACGCTTTGGAGATTTTGGAGGCGGAGAAGAAAATGATTGAGGAGTTTCCTGATTTGGAGTTTAGGGATACGACGAAGAGGTTAAGACAGGCTTGCTTTAAAGCTAACTACAAACGAAGAAAACTCTTGTCTTCTATGTCTACCACATCGTCTGTTTCGTGA